The following are encoded together in the Blautia obeum ATCC 29174 genome:
- a CDS encoding transglycosylase SLT domain-containing protein yields MAEEDKNSSPLDEGTEIIAHTAQTAYATTAAVAAGGTAAGMAAGTALAGPLGTVIGALVSNKTVWKILVSIFLFCFLWMFIIANMIGIIFSYLGFANADSYANEAQSTQLTNIRDRVEEVLQQEDYKKEILKIINQKHKAVLKEIDQDKAEKYAGHELVVVDEYETKLKRNLGYYLAVLMMENEDNSTVFSFLGYANSLGIDMSTNLSSPYDSFFYEAAQTYNVPAALLIAMGKVESDFNPNVVSGAGASGIMQLMPSTAASLGVSNVFDPRENIMGGAKYVSQLIEQFKGYSNGLELAIAGYNAGPGAVMKYGYQIPPYAETQAYVKKVLGYVEIQQHQTSTSSSSAKDAQKSDADTEKLQTSYELLKESVEKHLDSFFDWSVTDERKGEATETIYCMEVNGKRGEIDRTTYEQILAQGGNAWQENRTVVSKKVEYTLALLLNAQITGGSGYQYKFVTNKTTFDIVIKLLEYLQKGVDAVKNALSTIFHWTDFVTGGSSGDSFVAGNIDASGDIITYDTVGKGVKKVVYFNQTEEPWKGMSYGSSTIGASGCGPTSMAIIISTLTGQTVTPQMTCAYSIANGEYVPGMGTSHSFPTNAAYHWGLTCERVGKDRMNYVVQSLKEGKMVVEICEAYTITGSGSGHFIVLTGVTRDGYITIADCASRERTGKVYSVETIKSYGRDLSEGAFWIVGKK; encoded by the coding sequence ATGGCAGAAGAAGATAAAAATTCGTCCCCTCTGGATGAAGGCACAGAAATTATTGCACATACTGCTCAAACTGCATATGCAACAACAGCGGCAGTAGCAGCTGGAGGAACAGCAGCAGGAATGGCAGCAGGAACAGCCCTTGCAGGTCCTCTTGGAACTGTGATCGGGGCATTGGTATCAAATAAAACTGTTTGGAAAATACTCGTTTCTATTTTCCTGTTTTGCTTTCTCTGGATGTTTATTATTGCAAATATGATAGGAATTATTTTTAGTTATCTTGGGTTTGCAAATGCAGATTCGTATGCGAATGAAGCTCAATCTACGCAGCTTACGAATATACGTGACCGGGTTGAAGAAGTTCTGCAGCAGGAAGATTACAAAAAAGAAATCTTGAAAATAATAAACCAAAAGCACAAGGCTGTTTTAAAAGAAATTGACCAGGACAAAGCAGAAAAATATGCAGGCCATGAGCTGGTTGTGGTGGATGAATATGAAACGAAGCTGAAAAGGAATCTTGGATATTACCTTGCCGTACTGATGATGGAAAACGAAGATAACAGTACGGTTTTTTCTTTTTTAGGTTATGCAAATAGTTTGGGGATTGATATGTCCACAAACTTGTCCAGCCCATACGACTCATTTTTTTATGAAGCGGCACAGACGTACAATGTGCCGGCAGCGTTGTTGATCGCAATGGGTAAAGTAGAATCAGACTTTAATCCAAATGTTGTTTCTGGTGCAGGGGCATCTGGTATTATGCAGCTTATGCCATCTACAGCAGCATCTCTAGGGGTATCTAATGTTTTTGATCCCAGAGAGAATATTATGGGCGGAGCAAAGTATGTTTCCCAGCTGATTGAGCAGTTTAAAGGCTATTCAAATGGATTGGAACTGGCAATCGCAGGGTACAACGCAGGGCCCGGAGCAGTTATGAAATATGGATATCAGATTCCTCCATATGCGGAAACGCAGGCATATGTAAAAAAAGTATTAGGCTATGTTGAAATTCAGCAACATCAAACATCCACTTCTTCAAGTTCTGCAAAGGATGCTCAAAAATCGGATGCAGATACTGAAAAATTACAAACATCCTATGAACTTTTAAAAGAGTCGGTTGAAAAGCATCTGGATAGTTTTTTTGACTGGTCAGTTACAGATGAGCGAAAAGGCGAAGCAACGGAGACCATTTATTGTATGGAAGTGAATGGGAAAAGAGGTGAGATAGATCGAACAACCTATGAGCAGATTCTGGCACAGGGTGGAAATGCATGGCAGGAAAACCGGACAGTAGTATCCAAGAAAGTAGAATATACATTAGCGTTGCTTTTGAATGCACAGATTACAGGCGGAAGCGGGTATCAGTATAAATTTGTCACAAACAAGACAACCTTTGATATTGTGATCAAATTGTTGGAATATTTACAAAAAGGCGTAGATGCTGTTAAAAATGCACTTTCCACGATTTTTCATTGGACAGATTTTGTTACTGGTGGGAGCAGTGGAGATTCTTTTGTTGCAGGAAATATAGATGCTTCAGGGGATATCATTACATATGATACAGTCGGAAAAGGCGTAAAAAAAGTAGTTTATTTTAATCAGACAGAGGAACCGTGGAAAGGCATGTCTTATGGCTCCAGTACGATCGGTGCGTCCGGTTGTGGACCTACATCTATGGCAATTATAATTTCAACGTTAACTGGACAGACGGTAACACCTCAGATGACATGTGCTTATTCCATTGCAAATGGAGAATATGTTCCAGGCATGGGAACGTCTCATTCATTTCCGACGAATGCTGCCTATCACTGGGGACTTACTTGTGAAAGAGTCGGAAAGGACCGTATGAATTATGTCGTGCAGTCCCTTAAAGAAGGCAAGATGGTTGTAGAAATCTGTGAAGCCTATACGATTACAGGAAGTGGAAGCGGACATTTTATCGTATTGACTGGTGTGACCAGAGATGGTTATATCACGATAGCGGATTGTGCAAGCAGAGAACGAACCGGAAAAGTGTACAGTGTGGAAACTATCAAATCCTACGGACGTGATCTTAGCGAAGGAGCGTTCTGGATTGTTGGAAAAAAATGA
- a CDS encoding DUF5697 family protein, translating into MENKQKPVERETRQLIQTYNVLLKSQIYAYFAKTQRDHFVGRAFKTLEKEKQIYIHQDLEMAAINEEAFKARNVGTLQAFWVLLDIMDQKEVDQHFLASKEEYPVRIVLCGEGEIYDILYVSENEVQVTNNLFTRKMTDDCGHIVIVEKPGYIHEIRIPDVLGFCTVKEGGEIEYYRNADG; encoded by the coding sequence ATGGAAAACAAACAAAAACCCGTGGAACGTGAAACCAGACAGTTAATTCAGACATATAATGTGCTCTTAAAATCTCAGATTTATGCATATTTCGCAAAAACCCAAAGAGATCATTTTGTAGGACGTGCATTTAAGACGCTGGAAAAAGAAAAACAGATTTATATTCATCAGGATCTGGAAATGGCAGCAATAAATGAAGAGGCATTTAAAGCCAGAAATGTAGGAACTTTGCAGGCATTTTGGGTTCTTCTGGATATTATGGATCAAAAAGAGGTAGACCAGCACTTCCTTGCATCAAAAGAGGAATATCCTGTTCGCATTGTGTTATGCGGTGAAGGAGAAATCTATGACATTTTGTATGTGTCAGAGAATGAGGTACAGGTTACCAACAATTTGTTTACCCGGAAGATGACAGATGATTGCGGGCATATCGTTATTGTGGAAAAGCCCGGGTACATACATGAAATCAGGATACCGGACGTGCTTGGATTTTGTACAGTGAAAGAAGGTGGAGAAATCGAATATTACAGAAATGCGGATGGATGA
- a CDS encoding DUF6017 domain-containing protein, with protein sequence MANPFHSTGSPIVDRMCRLQFTGNVIPAAWYRTIIRDNGKPNLTAIIILSDVVYWYRPVEIRDELTGQLCGFKKKFKADILQRNYQQLADQFGISKREAVNAVVELEKIGVVKRVFRTVRKGGMRNSNVLFLELNVDVLIQLTYPENLSDAGYHFLKGELSPYKERGATSGCDRISQSNEAYLSFEGDTNTEITEENTDIEYPLCSYQAVERAIRIQISYDALKNDHPYDRRVEEILGLILDVMVSTAPKLRINREEKDIEIVKAQFAKLTKDHVEFVLQSMDDTSTKARNIRAVLLTALYNSVNTINSYYGNRYHFHLAEETRREMEETD encoded by the coding sequence ATGGCGAATCCTTTTCATTCAACAGGCAGTCCGATTGTGGACCGGATGTGTCGGCTGCAGTTTACCGGAAATGTAATCCCGGCAGCGTGGTATCGTACAATTATCAGAGATAATGGAAAACCCAATCTGACAGCAATCATTATTTTGTCAGATGTTGTGTATTGGTATCGGCCGGTGGAAATCCGAGATGAATTAACGGGACAATTATGTGGATTCAAAAAGAAATTCAAAGCAGACATTTTACAGAGAAATTACCAGCAGCTTGCAGATCAGTTTGGAATCTCCAAAAGAGAAGCTGTGAACGCGGTAGTTGAACTGGAAAAAATAGGAGTTGTGAAAAGAGTTTTTCGAACTGTCAGGAAAGGAGGAATGCGGAACTCAAACGTGCTGTTTCTGGAGCTGAATGTAGATGTCCTGATACAACTGACTTATCCGGAAAACCTGTCAGATGCAGGGTATCACTTCTTAAAGGGAGAGCTGTCACCATACAAAGAGAGAGGTGCCACATCAGGATGTGACAGGATATCACAGTCAAATGAGGCATATCTCTCTTTTGAAGGGGATACAAATACAGAGATTACGGAAGAGAATACAGACATAGAGTATCCACTCTGTTCCTATCAGGCTGTGGAGCGTGCGATTCGGATACAGATTTCTTATGATGCGTTAAAAAACGATCATCCATATGACAGAAGAGTTGAAGAAATCCTGGGACTTATTCTGGATGTAATGGTTTCTACAGCACCTAAACTTCGGATTAACCGTGAGGAAAAAGATATAGAGATTGTGAAAGCACAGTTTGCGAAGCTTACGAAGGATCATGTCGAATTCGTGCTTCAGAGTATGGATGATACCAGCACAAAGGCCAGAAATATCCGGGCGGTGCTCCTGACTGCATTATACAATTCTGTCAATACAATAAACAGCTACTACGGGAACCGCTATCATTTCCATCTGGCAGAAGAAACCAGAAGAGAAATGGAGGAAACGGATTGA
- a CDS encoding DUF6100 family protein has translation MEKSNITEMRMDENDSFFKLKEQLEDAQKLMGRMEQYIVEARGVLQSCIRRQSEFQYAYLGDMIQETAKTSERLTDKLRRLTLEIVVNPKEYEKYKEDLVLIHGIELEYKDEILRVSASVLIPHRKDCYTDYLYKPLHTAFRNWCMQRAEEKLEIPTYTNCTICFVHVYDETLPLARVRDHDNYEEKHVQDIITNFFLRSDSGLYTNTCHVTRMGEEDRTLLYVMDSSKFPAWISDFGKETGIEKNHE, from the coding sequence GTGGAGAAATCGAATATTACAGAAATGCGGATGGATGAAAATGATTCATTTTTTAAATTAAAAGAACAGTTAGAAGATGCTCAAAAACTAATGGGAAGGATGGAACAGTATATAGTGGAAGCAAGAGGGGTATTGCAGTCCTGTATCCGGCGGCAGTCAGAGTTCCAATATGCTTATTTGGGAGATATGATTCAGGAGACTGCGAAAACTTCAGAACGTTTGACAGATAAATTAAGACGCCTGACACTTGAAATAGTAGTAAATCCCAAAGAATATGAGAAATACAAAGAAGATCTGGTACTGATACACGGAATTGAACTGGAGTATAAGGATGAGATTCTTCGGGTATCTGCTTCCGTCCTGATCCCTCACCGGAAAGATTGTTATACGGATTATCTTTATAAACCATTGCATACCGCTTTTCGAAATTGGTGCATGCAGAGAGCGGAGGAGAAGCTGGAAATTCCGACATATACAAATTGTACGATTTGTTTTGTACATGTTTATGATGAAACACTTCCGCTTGCAAGAGTGAGAGATCATGACAATTATGAAGAAAAACATGTGCAGGATATTATTACAAATTTTTTCCTGCGGTCAGATAGTGGATTATACACGAATACCTGTCATGTGACACGTATGGGCGAGGAAGACCGTACACTGTTATATGTGATGGACAGCAGCAAATTTCCAGCGTGGATTTCTGATTTTGGCAAAGAAACAGGTATCGAAAAAAATCATGAGTAA
- a CDS encoding helix-turn-helix domain-containing protein has product MEQKLKCDVYIGKNLRRLREKFGLSQEKLCAELQCRNCDIGRSTYAKYENGELNIRISVLMELKKIYNCSYDEFFDDLDSH; this is encoded by the coding sequence ATGGAGCAAAAATTAAAATGTGACGTATATATTGGTAAAAATCTTCGCCGTCTTCGCGAAAAATTTGGATTATCCCAAGAAAAGCTCTGTGCAGAATTACAGTGCAGAAATTGCGACATTGGTCGCTCTACTTATGCCAAATATGAAAACGGTGAATTAAATATCCGAATCAGCGTCCTTATGGAATTAAAAAAGATCTATAACTGTTCTTATGATGAATTTTTTGATGATCTTGATTCCCATTAA
- a CDS encoding VirB4 family type IV secretion system protein — MQKEQQKKDAQKQKEQARENFRQIREQEAEERNLRNQLVQNVEKEERPVRPPKKELSRKEEKSEKVQEVPDLLPMSWTASYIPLKQVKNGIIQTSDNRFVKIVEVLPINFLLRSSSEQRSIILSFMSYLKIAPPNIQLKVLSRKADIQEYIDKIDEEAEKETDERCKILQEDYAELIKSLGMKEAITRRFFLIFEYPSRSGSKNPDERDVHLYMRSAVQTAKKYLAMCGNIVLEHENETRFCVEILYQLLNRQTCLTESLNDRIKEVRKYYTEENGPESIRYIPVTELVAPRTIDFRNWNYVVVDGLYYTYLYVQKYRSRVPAGWLSLLINAGEGIDIDVFFFKQDKNRCVERIGRRIRLNRSKIKDTYDSNSDFDSLSESIQAGYYLKRGLSGSEEFYYMSILVTITGHSEQEVEWRSKEMTKLLSSQDIGTGSCIFREEQAFLSSLPFLQIDKNIYEKSKRNVLTSGVAACYPFASYEMSDKDGIMIGVNKANSSLVIIDIFNSLKYKNANIAIFGTSGSGKTFLMQLMALRMRQKNIQVFIIAPDKGHEFARACNNIGGEFIQISPSSSNCINIMEIRPTDMETRDLLDGYTSERSELASKIQSLHIFFSLLIPDMSHEEKQLLDGAMVTCYQEKGITHDNLSLTDPEHPGKYKKMPILGDLHEVLMRKEECRRMANILNRLVSGSASSFNQQTNVDLENKYVVLDISELSGDLLLGMFVALDFVWTKTKEDRTVEKAVFVDEAWKLLMSNDLAGEYLIEIFKTIRAYGGSAICATQDLADCFAVRDGKLGRGILSNSKTKIVLNMEVSEAERIQEELDLSEAETNSIIHFERGNGLISTNNNNLIVEFKASALEKDLITTDRKDLQELKDRIRKYGTDAYGRK; from the coding sequence ATGCAGAAGGAACAGCAGAAAAAAGACGCACAGAAACAGAAAGAGCAGGCCAGGGAGAATTTCAGGCAGATCCGTGAGCAAGAGGCAGAAGAACGTAATCTGAGGAATCAGCTTGTTCAGAATGTAGAAAAAGAAGAACGGCCAGTGCGACCGCCAAAGAAAGAACTTTCTCGAAAAGAAGAGAAAAGTGAGAAAGTCCAGGAAGTACCGGATCTTCTGCCAATGAGCTGGACAGCCTCTTATATACCATTAAAACAAGTAAAAAATGGTATTATCCAAACTTCCGACAATCGTTTTGTTAAAATTGTTGAAGTATTGCCAATCAATTTCTTATTACGGTCATCTTCAGAACAGAGAAGTATCATTCTCTCTTTTATGTCATACCTGAAAATCGCACCGCCCAATATCCAGCTTAAAGTGCTCTCCAGAAAGGCAGACATTCAGGAGTATATTGATAAGATTGATGAAGAGGCTGAAAAAGAAACAGATGAACGTTGTAAAATTCTGCAGGAAGATTATGCAGAACTGATTAAATCCCTGGGTATGAAGGAAGCGATTACACGTCGCTTCTTTTTGATTTTTGAATATCCTTCCCGTAGTGGGAGTAAGAATCCAGACGAAAGAGATGTACATCTTTATATGCGTTCTGCTGTGCAGACTGCAAAAAAATATCTTGCCATGTGCGGAAATATAGTTTTGGAGCATGAGAATGAGACGCGCTTCTGCGTGGAAATCTTATACCAGCTGTTAAATCGTCAAACATGCCTGACAGAATCTCTGAATGATCGGATAAAAGAAGTTCGGAAGTACTATACAGAAGAAAACGGTCCAGAAAGTATACGATATATTCCTGTAACAGAACTGGTCGCTCCGAGAACCATTGATTTCAGGAACTGGAACTATGTGGTTGTAGATGGATTGTATTATACATATCTGTATGTTCAAAAATACCGTTCAAGAGTCCCGGCCGGATGGCTGTCTCTGTTGATCAATGCAGGTGAAGGAATAGATATAGACGTTTTTTTCTTCAAGCAGGATAAAAACCGCTGTGTGGAGCGAATTGGACGCAGAATACGCTTGAACCGTTCAAAAATCAAGGATACTTATGATTCAAACAGCGACTTTGACAGTCTGAGTGAATCCATTCAGGCTGGTTATTACCTGAAAAGGGGGCTGAGCGGCAGTGAAGAATTCTACTACATGAGCATTCTGGTTACGATAACTGGACATAGTGAACAGGAAGTAGAATGGCGTTCAAAGGAAATGACAAAGCTGTTAAGCTCTCAGGACATTGGCACAGGTAGCTGCATTTTCAGAGAAGAACAGGCTTTTTTATCTTCTCTGCCATTTTTACAGATAGACAAAAATATTTATGAGAAGTCCAAACGGAATGTACTTACATCCGGTGTAGCAGCATGTTATCCATTTGCTTCATATGAAATGTCTGATAAAGATGGCATCATGATCGGAGTAAATAAAGCAAACAGTTCGCTTGTCATCATAGATATTTTTAATTCGTTAAAATACAAAAATGCAAACATAGCAATATTTGGAACATCTGGCTCAGGAAAAACATTTTTGATGCAGCTTATGGCACTACGTATGAGACAAAAAAACATACAGGTATTTATTATTGCTCCGGATAAAGGACATGAATTTGCAAGAGCCTGTAACAACATTGGTGGAGAATTTATACAGATTTCTCCTTCATCGTCGAACTGCATCAACATAATGGAAATACGGCCTACAGATATGGAAACTCGCGATTTATTGGATGGGTATACATCTGAAAGGTCAGAACTTGCAAGCAAAATTCAAAGCTTACATATTTTTTTCAGCCTTCTGATTCCAGATATGTCACATGAAGAAAAACAGCTTTTAGATGGTGCAATGGTTACTTGCTATCAGGAAAAGGGAATCACACATGATAATCTGAGTCTGACGGATCCGGAACATCCAGGAAAATACAAAAAGATGCCGATTCTTGGTGATCTGCATGAAGTGCTTATGCGTAAAGAAGAATGCAGACGTATGGCGAATATATTAAATCGTCTGGTGAGTGGATCGGCATCCAGCTTTAATCAGCAGACAAATGTGGATCTGGAAAATAAATATGTTGTGTTGGATATTTCAGAACTTTCCGGTGACCTGCTCCTTGGAATGTTTGTGGCACTGGATTTTGTCTGGACAAAAACAAAGGAAGACCGGACAGTAGAAAAAGCGGTTTTTGTAGATGAAGCATGGAAACTTCTGATGTCTAATGATTTGGCAGGAGAATATCTGATTGAAATATTCAAAACAATCAGAGCTTATGGTGGATCGGCTATTTGTGCCACACAGGATCTGGCAGACTGTTTTGCGGTAAGAGATGGAAAACTTGGACGCGGTATATTAAGCAACTCAAAAACAAAAATTGTTCTGAACATGGAAGTTTCAGAAGCAGAACGGATTCAGGAGGAGTTGGATCTTTCAGAAGCCGAAACCAATTCTATTATTCATTTTGAAAGAGGAAATGGTCTGATTTCCACAAATAATAATAATTTGATTGTTGAATTTAAAGCAAGTGCTCTGGAAAAAGATCTGATTACCACTGACCGCAAAGATCTTCAGGAATTGAAAGACAGAATCCGAAAATATGGTACAGATGCTTATGGCAGGAAATAG